The Celeribacter baekdonensis genomic interval TGGTTTGGGCAAAGAGCACATGCAGGGTGAACCACCAAGACAGCGAGGCGATAACGCCCACCACGGCGGCGGTGATCGCCTTGAGCGCGCCGGAGAGCCGCGGGCGGGTGCTGATCCAGCCGATGTACGGTGCTCCGGCGAAAATCCAGAGAAAACAGGGCACAAAGGTGACCCAAAGCGTCAAAGCCGCGCCGATCACGCCGCCCCACAGGCCCAAAGGGGTGGCCGCCATATAGCCGACGAACTCGGTCACCAAAATCAGCGGTCCCGGCGTGGTTTCGGCCAGTCCCAAACCGTCAAGCATGGCCTCGGGCGTGAGCCAGCCTTGGGTGTTCACCACCTCTTGGCTCATATAGGCCAACACCGCATAGGCACCGCCAAAGGTCACCACGGCAAGGCGCGAGAAAAACAACCCGATCGCCAAAAGCCGCTCTTGGCCCGTGGCCCAAAGGGCAAGCAAGGGCGCGGCCCACAGCGCGCCCCATACGAGGAGCGTGCGGGGGAGATGGTGGGCTTTGGGTGCGGCGTGGGGTTGGACCTCTGCGGGGGCAGCGGTGAGCGCTCCGACGAGCGCGGCCGCAAAGACGATCACCGGGAACGGCACGGCAAACACCGCAATCATCACGAAAGACATCACCGCCAAAGCCCAACGATCCGGCCGCCCCAAAGCCTTTTTCCCCAAACGAAACAGGG includes:
- the chrA gene encoding chromate efflux transporter — protein: MTPLPPIPLPPAPLPDFLKTFARIGLLSFGGPAAQIAVMHREVVESRDWMDEDGFLSALSFCMMLPGPEAMQLATYCGWRLRGVPGGVIAGLFFVLPGALVMLVLAALYAQFGHLPLSEALFLGVKATVTLIVLQALFRLGKKALGRPDRWALAVMSFVMIAVFAVPFPVIVFAAALVGALTAAPAEVQPHAAPKAHHLPRTLLVWGALWAAPLLALWATGQERLLAIGLFFSRLAVVTFGGAYAVLAYMSQEVVNTQGWLTPEAMLDGLGLAETTPGPLILVTEFVGYMAATPLGLWGGVIGAALTLWVTFVPCFLWIFAGAPYIGWISTRPRLSGALKAITAAVVGVIASLSWWFTLHVLFAQTTRIEAGPVRLDLPMLQSLDLKALALMALAAVLLFALKRGLMTVLALVALAGLAFHIVL